Proteins from a genomic interval of Rhodococcus rhodochrous:
- a CDS encoding 3-hydroxyacyl-CoA dehydrogenase family protein, producing the protein MNARSDTLKGTTVGVVGAGMMGSAIAYTCARAGAEVVLVARTLQGARRGRHYAERREARALDSGTTDVASSRALLDRIEITERLSDLGPSALVVEAVAENVAVKQQVLQTIEAVTEPGTVLASTTSTLPITTLASTLSRPETFVGMHFFSPVDRMRLVETIVGTRTSEKTLSSALEYARLLGKTPIVVRDSRGFFTSRVMERYLDEALIAVGAGIDPGLVEDAAKDAGYPVPPLQLLDEISLTLNRSVQREQRAAVESSGGTWRAHEADRVRDHMIDAHDRGGRAAGRGFYDYDDDGTRLGLWSGLREAFGPVKDIPVDDMRDRLLFAQVVEACRCLDEGVVTSDADADTGSVLGIGFPAHTGGVASFRHSYSGGARSFADRAGRLADRYGDRFRLPNQDPALRDRSENS; encoded by the coding sequence GTGAACGCGCGCAGTGACACCTTGAAGGGCACGACGGTCGGGGTGGTCGGAGCCGGAATGATGGGGTCGGCCATCGCCTACACGTGTGCGCGGGCGGGGGCGGAAGTCGTGCTCGTCGCACGCACCCTGCAAGGCGCACGACGGGGCCGGCACTACGCAGAACGACGTGAGGCGCGTGCACTCGACTCGGGAACCACCGACGTTGCCTCGTCACGAGCTTTGCTCGATCGCATCGAGATCACCGAACGCCTCTCGGACCTCGGCCCCTCCGCGTTGGTGGTCGAAGCCGTGGCCGAGAACGTCGCCGTCAAACAGCAGGTTCTGCAGACGATCGAAGCGGTCACCGAGCCCGGCACCGTGCTCGCATCGACGACGTCGACGCTGCCGATCACGACCCTCGCGTCCACGTTGTCGCGCCCGGAGACGTTCGTCGGCATGCACTTCTTCTCGCCGGTCGACCGGATGCGGCTGGTGGAGACGATCGTCGGTACGCGCACATCCGAAAAGACCTTGTCGTCCGCTCTGGAGTATGCGCGGCTGCTCGGAAAGACACCCATCGTCGTGCGCGACAGCCGGGGGTTCTTCACGAGCCGCGTCATGGAGCGATATCTCGACGAAGCGCTGATCGCCGTCGGTGCCGGAATCGACCCGGGCCTCGTCGAAGATGCGGCGAAGGATGCGGGATATCCGGTTCCCCCGCTGCAACTTCTCGACGAGATCTCGCTGACCCTCAACCGTTCGGTGCAACGGGAGCAGCGTGCCGCCGTCGAATCGTCCGGCGGCACGTGGCGGGCCCACGAGGCGGACAGGGTGCGCGACCACATGATCGATGCTCACGACCGCGGCGGACGAGCCGCGGGCCGCGGTTTCTACGACTACGACGACGACGGCACACGGCTCGGGCTGTGGAGCGGGTTGCGCGAGGCATTCGGACCGGTGAAGGACATCCCGGTCGACGACATGCGCGACCGTCTGCTGTTCGCTCAGGTCGTCGAGGCATGCCGGTGCCTCGACGAAGGCGTCGTCACCTCCGACGCCGACGCAGACACCGGATCCGTTCTGGGCATCGGGTTTCCCGCCCATACGGGTGGGGTCGCGTCGTTCCGGCATTCGTATTCGGGTGGAGCCCGAAGTTTCGCGGATCGCGCGGGCCGACTCGCCGACCGCTACGGCGACCGCTTCCGTCTCCCGAACCAGGATCCAGCGCTTCGCGATCGAT
- a CDS encoding molybdopterin-dependent oxidoreductase, protein MPTETSARTVKPRICPLCEATCGLLFELDGRTVTSVRANPDDVFSAGHSCAKGVGLAALENDPDVVRTPLIRDGDGFRTASWDEAFAEIERRLPPIVARDPTSCAVYSGNPAAHHLDPSLYTLPLIAAIGTRNVYSPASIDTLPKNFVNTLLYGTGLGMAIPDIDRTSYLLILGSNPLVSNGSTITAPGIGKRLEALRERGGTLVVVDPARTRTAEVADLHLPIRPGTDALFLLALVSVIAEENLAALGRLADHVDGVEDVLRLAAPFTPEAVADTCGLDAGLIRQVARDFAAAPAAVAHSRMGSCTQEFGSVANWMVEVLNIVTGNLDRPGGAMFPTPPAGGPTTWPANPKAPLVFDRWRSRVRDMPEAMGEIPAVCFAEEILTPGPGQVRALITISGNPARSVPNSRAVETALADLEFMVCIDGYLNETTRYADVVLPPPPLTTRGHHDLALTHFQVRNVARYSAPLLEPGPGEMPEWQILLRLTAIVRGEPGRPISELDDEVAATAIRRAAKLAACEPEHVAASVSARTGPERLLDLRLRSGPYGDRFGAVPDGLTLELLERHPEGIDYGPMQPRIPEVLRTPNGRIDLVPDRLTVDIPRVRAALEQPVPELLLINRRQRRGMNSWLHNALPQPDSGQCALFVNDADARERGLVDGDTVRITSKTGSILGEVRITAEVRPGVVSLPHGWGHQGDGLGITRAASAPGSNVNALVDDSVVEPLTGAPIFNGIPVDVERAEAGPR, encoded by the coding sequence GTGCCCACTGAGACCTCGGCCCGTACGGTGAAACCACGCATCTGCCCGCTCTGCGAGGCGACGTGCGGGCTGCTCTTCGAACTGGACGGACGCACCGTGACATCGGTGCGCGCGAATCCCGACGACGTGTTCAGCGCGGGACACAGCTGCGCCAAGGGAGTGGGTCTTGCTGCGCTGGAGAACGATCCGGACGTCGTACGCACTCCGCTGATACGGGACGGAGACGGCTTCCGCACGGCCTCCTGGGACGAGGCGTTCGCGGAGATCGAAAGACGGCTACCGCCGATCGTCGCGCGTGATCCGACCAGTTGCGCAGTGTATTCCGGGAATCCGGCCGCACATCACCTCGACCCGTCCCTGTACACCCTGCCGTTGATCGCGGCCATCGGAACACGGAACGTGTACTCACCGGCGAGCATCGACACGCTCCCGAAGAACTTCGTCAACACGCTGCTCTACGGCACTGGGCTGGGGATGGCGATTCCGGACATCGACCGGACGTCGTACCTGCTGATTCTGGGATCCAACCCGCTCGTGTCCAACGGCAGTACCATCACGGCGCCGGGAATCGGCAAGCGCCTGGAGGCGCTGCGCGAGCGTGGCGGCACGCTGGTCGTGGTGGACCCGGCGCGAACCCGCACCGCCGAGGTCGCCGACCTGCACCTGCCGATCCGTCCGGGTACCGACGCTCTGTTCCTGCTCGCGCTCGTCTCCGTGATCGCGGAGGAAAACCTTGCAGCACTCGGACGGTTGGCCGATCACGTGGACGGCGTGGAGGACGTGCTTCGGCTCGCAGCGCCGTTCACGCCCGAAGCGGTGGCCGACACGTGCGGTCTGGACGCCGGGCTGATCCGGCAGGTCGCACGTGATTTCGCCGCCGCTCCGGCGGCGGTGGCGCATTCCCGGATGGGTTCGTGCACCCAGGAATTCGGTTCGGTGGCGAACTGGATGGTCGAGGTTCTCAACATCGTCACGGGGAATCTCGACCGGCCCGGTGGGGCGATGTTCCCGACCCCGCCGGCAGGTGGACCCACCACGTGGCCGGCAAATCCGAAGGCGCCCCTCGTGTTCGACCGCTGGCGCTCACGTGTACGCGATATGCCGGAGGCGATGGGGGAGATCCCCGCTGTGTGCTTCGCCGAGGAGATCCTCACCCCGGGGCCCGGCCAGGTCCGGGCACTGATCACCATCTCCGGTAATCCGGCCCGGTCGGTGCCCAACAGCCGTGCCGTCGAGACGGCGCTGGCCGACCTCGAGTTCATGGTCTGCATCGACGGGTACCTCAACGAGACCACCCGCTACGCCGACGTCGTTCTCCCTCCTCCTCCGCTGACCACGCGCGGACACCACGACCTCGCGCTGACCCACTTCCAGGTCCGCAACGTGGCCCGGTATTCGGCGCCGCTGCTCGAACCCGGCCCCGGGGAGATGCCGGAATGGCAGATCCTGCTCAGGCTCACCGCGATCGTCCGTGGCGAACCGGGACGCCCCATCTCCGAACTCGACGACGAGGTGGCCGCCACCGCGATCCGCCGGGCAGCGAAACTGGCTGCGTGCGAACCCGAACACGTGGCCGCTTCGGTATCGGCACGTACCGGCCCCGAGCGACTCCTCGATCTCCGGTTACGCAGCGGCCCCTACGGCGATCGGTTCGGTGCCGTGCCCGACGGACTCACGCTCGAGCTGCTCGAACGGCACCCGGAAGGTATCGACTACGGGCCGATGCAACCGCGGATCCCGGAGGTTCTGCGCACACCGAACGGCCGGATCGACCTCGTGCCGGACCGGCTGACCGTCGATATCCCCCGCGTGCGCGCGGCCCTGGAACAGCCGGTGCCCGAACTGTTGCTGATCAACCGGCGACAACGTCGCGGCATGAACTCCTGGCTCCACAACGCGCTGCCCCAACCGGACAGCGGACAGTGCGCATTGTTCGTCAACGACGCCGACGCTCGTGAACGTGGCCTGGTGGACGGCGACACAGTACGCATCACGTCGAAGACGGGATCGATTCTCGGCGAAGTGCGTATCACCGCGGAAGTACGCCCGGGGGTCGTGAGCCTGCCACACGGCTGGGGCCACCAGGGGGACGGGCTGGGAATCACGAGGGCCGCGTCCGCCCCGGGTTCCAATGTCAATGCACTGGTAGATGATTCGGTGGTCGAACCCCTCACCGGCGCCCCGATCTTCAACGGCATACCCGTCGATGTCGAGCGAGCGGAAGCAGGCCCCCGGTGA
- a CDS encoding molybdopterin-containing oxidoreductase family protein, whose protein sequence is MPVKLSYCRLCPASCGVRVEVEENRILGITGDGLHPLSGGYTCPKGRRGGDFLHGADRLTTSMRRTPSGDYEPISIDDAVTEIAEKLTAITGEHGADALGLFMGTQQNFAALTGPMARAWFRTTGSHKLFSTMTIDQSAKWIVQARMGQYLGGRQTFDTADVWLLAGTNPMVSLNGGDGDGAITGNPSVTIRRARERGLKLIVVDPRLTETAARADLHLRPRPGTDAALFAGMLNVILSEGLHDREFCDRFVEQLDVLAARVAPATPERTAASTGVPAADVIRAARMFAEGPRGMATTGTGVCMGPHSNVAEHLVACLNVVCGRYLREGETVPERNVLARSVPLKAEVRPPYRSWESGFRSRIGGVGTMNGELPSGILADEILEPGPDRIRALVVSGGNPARALPDREKAERALRELDLLVCIDTRMSNTARLADYVIAPTMVYERPDHTLLMEFFFSEPFAQYTPRLVEPPPGVVEDWEFFYRLTVASGQRPKFAGRVLDPAVPPTSEELLEMFAERGRIPFDELTSARRGVRAPRVEKIVEPPNEGGAHHRLALCPDDVAAEIDAALQERNSVAAFPLALTVRRARELMNSLGRDIPGLARYGYNPAHVHPRDLERFGVAHGDIVRVRSRRGQIRAVVHADRTVAPGTVSMTHCWGGSDSDADPRLDGSNVNDLTGYDDVQHINVMPTMTAVPVALEREVAGAH, encoded by the coding sequence GTGCCGGTGAAGTTGTCCTACTGCCGCCTGTGCCCCGCCTCCTGCGGCGTGCGCGTGGAGGTCGAGGAGAATCGGATCCTCGGAATCACCGGCGACGGATTGCACCCGCTCTCGGGTGGCTACACGTGCCCGAAAGGGCGCCGCGGCGGCGACTTCCTTCACGGCGCCGACCGGCTCACCACATCCATGCGCCGCACCCCCTCGGGCGACTACGAACCGATCTCGATCGACGACGCCGTCACCGAGATCGCCGAGAAACTCACAGCGATCACCGGCGAACACGGCGCCGACGCTCTCGGACTCTTCATGGGCACCCAGCAGAACTTCGCGGCGCTGACCGGGCCGATGGCCCGCGCCTGGTTCCGCACCACCGGATCGCACAAACTCTTCTCCACGATGACGATCGACCAGTCGGCGAAGTGGATCGTCCAAGCGCGCATGGGCCAGTACCTCGGCGGACGGCAAACCTTCGATACCGCCGACGTGTGGTTGCTGGCCGGCACCAACCCGATGGTCTCCCTCAACGGTGGAGACGGCGACGGAGCGATCACCGGAAATCCCTCCGTGACGATCCGGCGTGCCCGGGAACGCGGACTGAAACTGATCGTCGTCGACCCGCGTCTCACGGAAACCGCCGCGCGAGCCGATCTCCACTTACGTCCCCGGCCCGGAACCGACGCCGCCCTGTTCGCAGGAATGCTGAATGTGATCCTCTCCGAAGGACTTCACGACCGGGAGTTCTGCGACCGATTCGTCGAACAGCTCGACGTACTCGCGGCGAGGGTGGCACCTGCGACGCCGGAACGGACGGCGGCGTCGACCGGTGTTCCTGCCGCCGACGTGATCCGCGCGGCGCGGATGTTCGCGGAAGGGCCCCGCGGAATGGCGACGACCGGAACCGGCGTGTGCATGGGACCGCACTCGAACGTCGCGGAGCACCTCGTCGCCTGCCTGAACGTCGTGTGCGGACGTTACCTTCGAGAAGGTGAGACCGTGCCCGAGCGCAACGTGCTCGCACGGAGTGTGCCGCTGAAGGCCGAAGTTCGTCCTCCCTATCGCAGCTGGGAATCGGGTTTCCGCAGTCGGATCGGCGGAGTCGGCACGATGAACGGCGAACTGCCGTCCGGAATTCTGGCCGACGAGATCCTCGAGCCGGGCCCCGACCGGATCCGGGCGCTCGTGGTGTCGGGGGGTAACCCGGCCCGGGCCCTCCCGGACCGCGAGAAGGCCGAGCGTGCCCTGCGGGAACTCGACCTGCTGGTGTGTATCGACACGAGAATGTCCAACACCGCGCGACTCGCCGACTACGTCATCGCCCCCACCATGGTGTACGAGCGCCCCGACCACACGCTGCTCATGGAGTTCTTCTTCTCCGAGCCGTTCGCGCAGTACACCCCGCGGTTGGTCGAGCCACCCCCGGGTGTCGTCGAGGACTGGGAATTCTTCTACCGGCTGACCGTCGCATCGGGGCAGCGGCCCAAGTTCGCGGGGCGGGTCCTGGATCCGGCGGTGCCCCCGACCTCCGAGGAACTACTCGAGATGTTCGCCGAGCGCGGCCGGATCCCGTTCGACGAGCTGACCTCGGCACGTCGCGGAGTACGTGCGCCACGGGTGGAGAAGATCGTCGAACCACCGAACGAGGGTGGAGCGCACCATCGTCTCGCTCTGTGCCCCGACGACGTGGCCGCGGAAATCGATGCGGCACTGCAGGAAAGGAATTCCGTCGCCGCATTTCCGCTCGCGCTGACGGTCCGCCGCGCCCGCGAGCTCATGAACTCGCTCGGACGAGACATCCCTGGTCTTGCGCGCTACGGCTACAACCCTGCCCACGTCCATCCGCGGGATCTGGAAAGGTTCGGCGTGGCCCACGGCGACATCGTGCGCGTTCGTTCGCGCCGAGGGCAGATACGGGCGGTCGTGCACGCCGATCGCACCGTGGCGCCCGGCACCGTCTCGATGACCCACTGCTGGGGCGGTTCCGACTCCGACGCGGATCCACGACTGGACGGCAGCAATGTCAACGATCTCACCGGCTACGACGACGTGCAGCACATCAACGTGATGCCGACGATGACCGCCGTGCCGGTAGCACTCGAGCGGGAGGTGGCCGGTGCCCACTGA
- a CDS encoding MFS transporter yields the protein MNNIRDVDIVELIDRSALSSLQKRVLALCLGLAILDGVDAQLIGFVIPAMSEDWRIEPASFGLALALSTGAMVVGSLVFGSLADRYGRRRIIIVCTVVFSVFTLATAFVTSMGALIVLRVIAGLGLGGVTPNLVAMVSEYSPARTRATMVTVTVAGMSLGGFVGGFCAAFLIPRFGWQSLFLLGGLLPLVLVAVSIRWLPESVKFLVARGQTGKAADIMGQIAPDEKVPATARFAQEPATASKSSVGALFQGGRGVDTVLLWGVFVINFLVIYFLLSWMPTLFGEGGQSASTALLAASLFNLGGMTGALTFGRITDRIGNGFVVVMAGYTLGAVCTGLVAMLLGSGWLLLVTVFFVGFGMSGSSAGIIAIAATVYPVSVRATGVGWAMGIGRIGSIAGPAVGALLIAAGLGARSIFLLTIVPTLLAVVTLGIMAIRQRRASAASGHASSVSSRVGASIR from the coding sequence GTGAACAACATTCGTGATGTGGACATCGTCGAACTCATCGATAGATCTGCTCTGTCGTCTCTTCAGAAGCGTGTACTGGCCCTGTGTCTCGGTCTTGCGATCCTCGACGGTGTCGACGCACAGCTCATCGGATTCGTGATCCCTGCGATGTCCGAGGACTGGAGGATCGAACCGGCGTCGTTCGGGCTCGCACTGGCCCTGAGTACCGGCGCAATGGTCGTGGGCAGCCTGGTCTTCGGGTCTCTCGCGGACCGTTACGGCCGCCGCAGGATCATCATCGTATGCACCGTCGTCTTCTCGGTGTTCACCTTGGCCACTGCATTCGTGACGTCGATGGGAGCGTTGATCGTCCTGCGGGTGATCGCAGGTCTCGGGCTCGGCGGAGTGACACCCAACCTTGTTGCGATGGTCAGTGAATACAGTCCGGCCCGTACCCGGGCCACGATGGTGACCGTGACAGTTGCCGGCATGTCTCTCGGCGGATTCGTCGGCGGCTTTTGCGCAGCATTTCTCATTCCGAGGTTCGGATGGCAGTCGCTGTTCCTTCTCGGCGGTCTGTTGCCGTTGGTTCTCGTCGCTGTGTCGATTCGATGGTTGCCGGAATCTGTCAAGTTCCTCGTCGCCCGAGGGCAGACGGGGAAGGCGGCGGACATCATGGGGCAGATTGCGCCCGACGAGAAGGTTCCGGCAACGGCCCGGTTCGCGCAGGAACCGGCCACCGCGTCGAAGTCGTCCGTCGGTGCGCTGTTCCAAGGGGGCCGCGGCGTCGACACGGTTCTGTTGTGGGGCGTGTTCGTCATCAACTTCCTGGTCATCTACTTCCTGCTCAGTTGGATGCCGACGCTGTTCGGTGAAGGTGGGCAGAGTGCCTCGACCGCCTTGCTCGCCGCTTCCCTGTTCAATCTCGGCGGGATGACCGGTGCGCTGACCTTCGGACGAATCACCGACCGGATCGGTAACGGTTTCGTGGTGGTGATGGCCGGTTACACGCTCGGAGCAGTGTGCACAGGCCTGGTCGCGATGCTTTTGGGCAGCGGGTGGTTGCTTCTGGTAACGGTGTTCTTCGTAGGATTCGGCATGTCGGGCAGTTCCGCGGGCATCATCGCGATCGCAGCCACGGTGTACCCCGTCTCGGTCCGCGCGACCGGTGTCGGCTGGGCTATGGGTATCGGACGCATCGGTTCGATTGCCGGTCCTGCAGTCGGTGCGCTGCTCATCGCGGCGGGACTCGGTGCACGGAGCATTTTCCTTCTGACGATCGTGCCGACGCTACTGGCTGTCGTGACGCTCGGCATTATGGCGATCCGGCAGCGTCGCGCATCGGCTGCCTCCGGTCACGCGAGTTCGGTCTCTTCCCGAGTCGGCGCGTCGATCCGGTAG
- a CDS encoding class I adenylate-forming enzyme family protein: MNLPDLVRYWGKTRPAQQAIVFGDTSQTWTEVDAITDALARGLAARGVRKGDRVGVMMLNRPELAHVILATLKLGAISVPLNFRLVGKELAPMLVDSAPRVVVVESELAPLLEVGATQTEFEVFAIGGTDHRRYEELIDPGAAPSVDVAPADPAFICYTSGTTGVQKGALITHRNALAPGIAQVLGHGISGKDRVMCSAPLVYTGSVLSIFMQLVVLPGSTMVLLREFDPEIALDTFEREQITATTTVPVIWERMTQLPDFGRRKLAQFTFAGAGGAPISLDLLDFYNSRGVPMTQAYGLTEASGMASTLNYEDARIRPGFAGLALAGTELRIAGTDGGFAGPDEVGEILVRGEHVMREYWNKPEATAETLVDGWLRTGDLGLQDGGGYLKVVDRSKDMLISGGLNVYPAEIEKALHGIDGLVDLAVIGVEDDRWGEVPMVVFHSSRPAHEIVHDITAVASENLAKFKRPMHAVALDEPLPRTFSGKLAKTVLRERFQAPPADAIPVPRDMKTADEHFAS, from the coding sequence ATGAATCTGCCCGATCTGGTTCGGTACTGGGGCAAGACCCGCCCCGCTCAGCAAGCGATCGTCTTCGGCGACACCTCGCAGACATGGACCGAAGTCGATGCGATCACAGATGCATTGGCGCGAGGGCTCGCGGCACGAGGTGTGCGCAAGGGCGATCGCGTCGGCGTCATGATGCTCAATCGACCCGAACTGGCGCACGTCATTCTTGCCACCCTCAAGCTCGGCGCGATCAGCGTCCCGCTGAACTTCCGTCTGGTCGGTAAGGAACTCGCTCCGATGCTCGTCGACTCCGCCCCGCGGGTGGTCGTGGTGGAGAGCGAGCTTGCCCCGCTCCTCGAAGTTGGCGCCACGCAAACGGAGTTCGAGGTCTTCGCGATCGGCGGAACGGACCACCGCCGGTACGAGGAGCTGATCGACCCGGGGGCGGCCCCGTCCGTCGATGTCGCACCCGCCGACCCGGCGTTCATCTGTTACACCTCCGGCACCACGGGCGTGCAGAAGGGTGCGTTGATCACCCACCGTAATGCCCTCGCTCCCGGCATCGCTCAGGTCCTCGGTCACGGTATCTCCGGCAAGGACCGCGTCATGTGCTCCGCACCGCTGGTCTACACCGGTTCCGTTCTCTCGATCTTCATGCAGCTCGTGGTACTGCCCGGTTCGACGATGGTGCTGCTCCGCGAGTTCGACCCGGAGATCGCGCTCGACACCTTCGAGCGCGAGCAGATCACCGCGACCACCACTGTCCCCGTGATCTGGGAGCGCATGACGCAGCTACCCGACTTCGGTAGGCGCAAGCTGGCACAGTTCACCTTCGCCGGTGCGGGCGGCGCGCCCATCAGTCTCGATCTCCTCGACTTCTACAACAGCCGGGGGGTGCCGATGACCCAGGCCTACGGGCTGACGGAAGCGTCGGGCATGGCGTCGACCCTGAACTACGAGGACGCGCGGATCCGTCCGGGCTTCGCCGGTCTCGCGCTTGCGGGAACCGAGCTGCGGATTGCCGGGACCGACGGCGGCTTCGCCGGGCCCGACGAGGTCGGCGAGATCCTGGTACGCGGCGAGCACGTCATGCGGGAGTACTGGAACAAGCCCGAGGCTACGGCCGAGACCCTCGTCGACGGATGGCTGCGCACGGGAGACCTCGGTCTGCAGGACGGGGGCGGGTACCTCAAGGTCGTCGACCGCAGCAAGGACATGCTCATCTCCGGTGGGCTGAACGTATATCCCGCCGAGATCGAGAAGGCCCTGCACGGTATCGACGGCCTGGTCGACCTCGCGGTGATCGGAGTCGAGGACGACCGCTGGGGGGAGGTGCCGATGGTCGTCTTCCACAGTTCCCGGCCCGCGCACGAGATCGTGCACGACATCACCGCGGTCGCGAGTGAGAATCTCGCCAAGTTCAAACGGCCGATGCACGCGGTCGCGCTGGACGAACCCCTGCCCCGGACGTTCTCGGGCAAGCTCGCGAAGACGGTTCTGCGTGAGCGGTTCCAGGCGCCGCCGGCAGATGCGATCCCGGTGCCCCGGGATATGAAGACTGCCGACGAGCACTTCGCTTCCTGA
- a CDS encoding CaiB/BaiF CoA transferase family protein — protein MSGYSLLEGLRVLEVAQLAPSSVGGHLADLGAEVVKIEAGPLGDPVRIGGSRAVGDENGPSFMHLRWNRGKKSVELDLRTEEGKRAFLELARTCDAVIEGMRGGYLDWLGVGYEQLREVNPRIVFCTVSGMGSEGPYSTLGTGGPTFDAFAGLREVRTPVDPPVDGIAGGTTPPIAMYALGAYGAMGLLSAVHRAGRTGQGCRLEVAGIDIAAAWMPDLVDAELNKDRSLPRPTWLPDGRLPDWPRLEAYRTKDGEAMLFGAHVEKFWRNFCVAVDRADLLDIDLTSTDPEASARADRVYRELREIFLQRTRDEWVSLFLEHDIAGGPVNSVADLLSDPHFLARAGTYRVEYPGVGELEFVASPVRVDGEKFAPDLPPVLGSDTESFLENI, from the coding sequence ATGAGTGGTTACTCGTTGCTGGAAGGGCTGCGTGTCCTCGAAGTCGCACAGCTGGCACCGTCGTCGGTGGGCGGGCATCTCGCGGATCTCGGCGCGGAGGTCGTCAAGATCGAGGCGGGTCCGCTCGGCGACCCGGTGCGGATCGGCGGGAGCCGGGCCGTCGGTGACGAGAACGGACCCTCGTTCATGCACCTGCGGTGGAATCGCGGAAAGAAGAGTGTCGAACTCGATCTGCGAACGGAGGAGGGCAAGCGGGCCTTCCTCGAACTCGCTCGTACCTGCGATGCAGTGATCGAAGGGATGCGCGGGGGATACCTGGACTGGCTCGGAGTGGGATACGAGCAGCTGCGGGAGGTCAACCCCAGGATCGTCTTCTGCACCGTTTCGGGAATGGGTTCGGAAGGTCCGTACAGCACACTCGGGACCGGGGGGCCGACCTTCGATGCCTTTGCAGGCCTGCGTGAGGTCCGCACACCCGTGGACCCGCCGGTCGACGGCATCGCGGGCGGCACGACTCCACCGATCGCGATGTATGCCCTCGGTGCGTACGGTGCAATGGGATTGCTTTCGGCAGTACACCGTGCGGGTCGCACCGGCCAGGGCTGCCGGCTGGAAGTGGCCGGAATCGACATCGCCGCTGCGTGGATGCCCGACCTCGTCGATGCCGAACTCAACAAGGACCGATCCCTTCCGCGTCCGACGTGGTTGCCGGACGGTCGCCTGCCGGATTGGCCTCGTCTCGAGGCGTACCGGACGAAGGACGGCGAAGCGATGCTGTTCGGTGCGCACGTCGAGAAGTTCTGGCGCAACTTCTGTGTCGCGGTCGACCGAGCGGACCTGCTGGATATCGACCTCACGAGCACCGACCCGGAAGCCTCCGCACGCGCCGATCGCGTGTACCGGGAACTGCGGGAGATCTTCCTACAACGGACCCGCGACGAATGGGTATCGTTGTTCCTCGAGCACGATATCGCCGGCGGCCCCGTCAACTCGGTCGCCGACCTTCTCTCGGACCCGCATTTCCTCGCGCGTGCCGGCACCTACCGGGTCGAATATCCGGGTGTCGGTGAACTCGAATTCGTAGCGAGCCCGGTGCGTGTGGACGGCGAGAAGTTCGCGCCGGATCTGCCGCCCGTTCTCGGCTCCGACACCGAGAGTTTCCTCGAAAACATATGA
- a CDS encoding PaaI family thioesterase, which translates to MSGSSHSSTSIDIWKPDWNDPFDPTAEADDEFAELVDALRSVQEAFTRSRPDTVSAARITQQLRSVAKELQFLEVGEDEQIPGHRWDLAGRGQALAPPLHIDEVTETAARGRVTVGRFYSGRYAMNGGVTPLIFDEIMARLANDAGRLWARTAYLNVNFRAPAPLHVELRVEAEFERQEGRKRFMRGWMYHEDVLVADADGLWVELKPEQTLNISERGTV; encoded by the coding sequence ATGAGCGGTTCATCGCATTCGAGTACCTCGATCGACATCTGGAAGCCGGACTGGAACGATCCGTTCGATCCGACAGCGGAGGCCGACGACGAGTTCGCCGAACTGGTCGATGCGCTGCGGTCGGTCCAGGAAGCGTTCACCAGGTCTCGTCCGGATACTGTGTCCGCCGCCCGTATCACGCAGCAGTTGCGTTCTGTAGCAAAGGAATTGCAGTTCCTCGAAGTGGGGGAGGACGAGCAGATCCCGGGTCATCGGTGGGATCTGGCGGGACGGGGTCAAGCCTTGGCTCCGCCCCTGCACATCGACGAGGTGACGGAGACCGCCGCTCGCGGACGGGTCACGGTCGGGCGTTTCTACTCGGGGCGATATGCGATGAACGGCGGCGTCACACCGTTGATCTTCGACGAGATCATGGCTCGTCTGGCGAACGACGCGGGTCGGCTATGGGCCCGCACGGCCTATCTGAACGTGAATTTTCGTGCCCCGGCGCCCCTACACGTCGAACTGCGGGTCGAAGCGGAGTTCGAGCGTCAGGAGGGCCGCAAGCGATTCATGCGCGGATGGATGTATCACGAAGACGTGCTTGTCGCGGACGCGGACGGATTGTGGGTGGAGCTCAAACCCGAACAGACGCTGAATATTTCCGAAAGAGGAACGGTATGA